One window from the genome of Methanoculleus sp. 7T encodes:
- a CDS encoding ATP-binding cassette domain-containing protein, whose protein sequence is MHLVETRDLTHIYRGNLPALQGVNFIAERKSRIAVIGPNGAGKSTLFKHFNGILKPTSGEVLVRGEPITKANVREVRKFVGIVFQNSDDQIFSPTVEQDVAFGPTNLGLDEATVAHRVEEALHLLGIEDLRERVPHHLSGGEKKRVAIAGILAMEPQVLVLDEPTAGLDPQGVADLVEFVNRLPEDYGMTVIFSTHQVDLVAEVADFIYVMDHGQIVASGTVEEIFTRPELLARTRLDVPVIPKLIRSLQENGVAIDMAYTYEDAQKSFLDAYTRRA, encoded by the coding sequence ATGCACTTGGTCGAGACCCGCGATCTCACCCACATCTACCGTGGCAATCTTCCGGCCCTGCAGGGCGTGAACTTCATCGCAGAGAGAAAGTCCCGCATTGCTGTCATCGGGCCGAATGGGGCCGGGAAGAGCACGCTTTTCAAACACTTCAACGGCATACTCAAGCCCACGTCCGGCGAGGTGCTGGTCAGGGGCGAGCCGATCACGAAGGCGAACGTCAGGGAAGTGCGGAAGTTCGTGGGGATCGTCTTTCAGAACTCAGACGACCAGATCTTCTCCCCCACCGTGGAGCAGGACGTCGCGTTCGGTCCGACCAATCTCGGGCTCGACGAGGCGACGGTCGCCCACCGTGTCGAGGAGGCGCTGCACCTCCTCGGGATCGAGGACCTGCGCGAGCGCGTGCCGCACCACCTCTCGGGCGGCGAGAAGAAACGGGTCGCCATCGCAGGCATCCTTGCGATGGAGCCGCAGGTGCTGGTGCTCGATGAGCCGACTGCAGGGCTCGATCCTCAGGGCGTCGCCGACCTCGTGGAGTTCGTCAATCGGCTGCCTGAGGATTACGGCATGACGGTGATCTTCTCGACGCACCAGGTCGACCTTGTGGCGGAGGTGGCGGACTTCATCTACGTGATGGACCATGGGCAGATTGTGGCGTCCGGGACGGTCGAGGAGATCTTCACCCGGCCGGAGTTGCTCGCGCGGACCAGGCTCGACGTGCCGGTTATACCGAAACTGATACGGTCGCTGCAGGAGAACGGTGTCGCCATCGATATGGCCTACACCTACGAGGATGCGCAGAAGTCGTTCCTCGACGCCTACACGAGACGAGCATGA